One window of Nitrospirota bacterium genomic DNA carries:
- the dctP gene encoding TRAP transporter substrate-binding protein DctP: protein MPSAFRQRSNSRRHTVLGLFITLILCTVLGFAPIPASADPIKLRGSILTPEGSRWTEEVKSAIHKIKSATGGRVDETLYTAGVQGEESEVVEKLKKGDLDIAALSDLGLAYIVPDMQILNLPFFIKNEKESAFLEGKLHDRFVREFRERGFELLFWSPVGPGYLHFDRPIRNVEDMKGVRTWQWKDDPVGKVMIKELPGLIAVPLPLAEVRSALEEDRVDAVYNVPLATVAFQWHPFLKYVLDVPAVVAGGGTVIAHHAWNKISPGDRAIMAEISRNQIVSFRAGIAADSTAAIRGLKKYGVIFEPPSPEALAILENASDRIRKQLAGTLFSKEILAEAERLLAEYRKGLKQ from the coding sequence TTGCCCTCGGCATTTCGGCAGCGTTCGAATTCTAGACGCCACACCGTTCTGGGGCTGTTCATCACCCTGATTCTTTGCACGGTCCTGGGCTTCGCGCCGATCCCCGCCTCCGCCGACCCCATCAAGCTGCGCGGCTCCATTCTCACCCCGGAGGGATCGAGGTGGACTGAGGAAGTGAAGAGCGCCATTCACAAGATCAAGTCGGCCACCGGAGGCCGCGTGGACGAGACCCTCTACACGGCCGGGGTGCAGGGCGAGGAATCCGAAGTGGTAGAAAAGCTCAAGAAGGGTGATCTCGATATCGCCGCGCTGAGCGATCTGGGTCTCGCCTACATCGTGCCGGACATGCAGATCCTGAACCTTCCGTTCTTCATCAAGAATGAGAAAGAGTCGGCCTTCCTGGAGGGCAAGCTGCACGATCGGTTTGTGCGGGAATTCCGGGAACGTGGTTTCGAACTTCTCTTCTGGAGCCCGGTGGGGCCCGGGTACCTCCACTTCGACCGACCCATCCGAAACGTCGAGGACATGAAGGGCGTCAGAACGTGGCAATGGAAAGACGATCCCGTGGGCAAGGTGATGATCAAGGAACTTCCCGGACTGATCGCGGTACCGCTTCCCCTCGCAGAGGTGCGGTCGGCACTGGAGGAGGACAGGGTGGACGCCGTATATAATGTGCCCCTGGCAACGGTTGCCTTCCAGTGGCATCCGTTCCTCAAGTACGTCCTTGACGTGCCTGCCGTCGTCGCGGGAGGGGGGACGGTTATCGCCCACCACGCGTGGAACAAGATCAGCCCGGGCGATCGGGCGATCATGGCGGAGATCAGCCGGAATCAAATTGTCTCCTTCCGGGCGGGCATCGCCGCCGACAGCACCGCCGCCATCCGCGGGTTGAAGAAGTACGGTGTAATCTTCGAACCGCCGAGTCCGGAGGCCCTGGCGATCCTGGAAAACGCCTCTGACCGAATCCGAAAGCAGCTCGCGGGCACGCTGTTTTCCAAAGAAATCCTTGCCGAAGCCGAGCGTCTCCTCGCCGAGTACCGAAAAGGACTGAAACAATAA
- the dctP gene encoding TRAP transporter substrate-binding protein DctP, with the protein MTRNWVAVVFLWAALLLPAEAKMTVKIGTLAPRGSSWESDLREGFDRIEAESKGEVRFVIYGGGVLGDEADMVRKIRLGALEGGAFASMGVGTIAPEISVLKLPYLFDSLEEVDHIRSKTRARFTRVLEENGFKMLSWTDVGALANIFSTVPISTLEDFKKTKIWLWQGDPVSVEAYKAVGVEGVPLEIPQVFGALKTGLVQTVGGTGLTILALQWYSDLKYITKVNARYEPAFLILKNETWKSLPDTVRKLIEDGVREREPEILRKTRADEKRAFDALVKRGMKVTEPSQEEREKFRELQKPVWELFAGKLYPKELLDLVLAELEKFRAVKAAP; encoded by the coding sequence ATGACAAGAAATTGGGTTGCCGTGGTCTTCCTGTGGGCTGCGCTCCTGCTACCCGCGGAGGCCAAGATGACGGTCAAGATCGGAACGCTTGCGCCGCGGGGTTCCTCGTGGGAGTCGGACCTTCGGGAGGGTTTCGACCGGATCGAAGCCGAGAGCAAGGGCGAGGTGCGATTCGTGATCTATGGGGGGGGGGTCCTGGGGGATGAGGCGGACATGGTGCGCAAAATCCGGCTCGGCGCGCTGGAGGGCGGCGCCTTCGCCTCGATGGGAGTGGGCACCATCGCGCCGGAGATCAGCGTCCTGAAACTGCCGTATCTTTTCGACAGCCTCGAGGAAGTGGACCACATCCGCTCCAAAACGCGAGCCCGTTTCACAAGAGTCTTGGAAGAGAATGGCTTCAAGATGCTGTCGTGGACCGATGTGGGCGCATTGGCGAATATTTTTTCAACAGTTCCCATCTCGACTCTGGAGGATTTCAAGAAGACGAAAATCTGGCTGTGGCAAGGCGACCCCGTGAGCGTGGAAGCCTACAAGGCGGTGGGCGTGGAGGGTGTGCCGCTGGAAATTCCCCAGGTCTTCGGCGCGCTGAAGACCGGGTTGGTCCAGACCGTCGGCGGCACCGGGCTTACGATCCTGGCGCTCCAGTGGTATTCCGACCTCAAATACATCACCAAGGTCAACGCCCGCTATGAGCCGGCCTTCCTCATCCTGAAGAATGAGACGTGGAAGAGTCTTCCGGACACGGTCCGAAAGTTGATCGAGGATGGGGTGCGCGAGCGGGAGCCGGAGATTCTGCGGAAAACCCGCGCCGATGAGAAGCGCGCGTTCGATGCGCTGGTGAAGCGCGGAATGAAAGTGACCGAGCCGAGCCAGGAGGAGCGGGAGAAGTTTAGGGAACTGCAGAAGCCGGTCTGGGAGCTATTCGCCGGTAAGTTGTATCCCAAAGAGCTGCTGGATCTCGTCCTCGCCGAGCTGGAGAAGTTCCGGGCGGTCAAAGCCGCACCTTGA